One region of Ananas comosus cultivar F153 linkage group 9, ASM154086v1, whole genome shotgun sequence genomic DNA includes:
- the LOC109715495 gene encoding cytochrome c biogenesis protein CCS1, chloroplastic, whose amino-acid sequence MSPLLNPSKTLILSHPLLRPNLKSPPSVLLSGDRIPLRSRSNGLRRIASKLRTSEGSKGGEAPGKATKKKEIVFFEAAAPPVAEESRGIAGNEGIREGKEGFGGVPPWGFLKTAPKRVLALLSNLPLAIGEMFVIAALMALGTVIDQGEAPDYYFQKYPEENPVFGFVTWRWVLGLGFDHMFSSPVFLGMLVLLAASLMACTYTTQIPLVKVAKRWSFIQSTESIRKQEFADSLPRASIQDLGIILMGAGYEVFTKGPSLYAFRGMAGRFAPIGVHLAMLLIMAGATLSATGSFRGSVTVPQGLNFVVGDVMNPSGFLSYPPQVFNTEVHVNKFYMEYYDSGEVSQFYTDISLFDLDGKEVMRKTIRVNDPLRYGGITIYQTDWGFSALQISKNGEGPFNLAVAPLKLNGDKKLFGTFLPTGDTDSPNVKGISMLARDLQSIVLYDQEGKFAGIRRPNSKLPIEIDGMKIVIEDAIGSSGLDLKTDPGVPIVYAGFGALMLTTCISYLSHSQIWALQDGSTVVVGAKTNRAKLEFNQEMNRLLDKVPELIGSDDTSNS is encoded by the exons ATGTCGCCTCTCCTAAAcccctccaaaaccctaatcctaagTCACCCTCTTCTCCGCCCCAATCTCAAATCCCCCCCCTCCGTCCTCCTCTCCGGCGACCGAATCCCCCTTCGGAGCCGCTCCAATGGCCTCCGCCGCATCGCGTCGAAGCTGAGGACCTCCGAAGGTAGCAAGGGAGGAGAGGCCCCTGGGAAAGctacgaagaagaaggagatcgtCTTCTTCGAAGCGGCGGCGCCCCCCGTGGCGGAGGAGAGTCGCGGCATCGCGGGGAATGAAGGAATTCGCGAGGGGAAAGAGGGGTTTGGTGGGGTTCCTCCGTGGGGTTTCCTTAAAACGGCCCCGAAGAGGGTTTTGGCGTTGCTCTCGAACCTCCCCCTGGCGATCGGCGAGATGTTCGTGATTGCGGCATTAATGGCTTTGG GCACGGTCATAGATCAGGGTGAGGCCCCAGATTACTACTTCCAGAAGTATCCGGAGGAGAACCCTGTCTTCGGATTCGTTACGTGGAGATGGGTTCTTGGACTTGGGTTCGATCACATGTTCAGCTCCCCTGTTTTCCTCGGCATGCTGGTCCTCCTTGCGGCATCTCTCATGGCCTGTACATACACAACTCAGATCCCTTTGGTTAAAGTTGCTAAAAG ATGGTCATTCATACAGTCGACAGAGTCTATCCGTAAACAAGAGTTTGCGGACTCTCTTCCACGAGCATCCATTCAGGACTTGGGCATTATCTTGATGGGTGCCGGATACGAG GTATTCACTAAGGGGCCATCTTTATACGCTTTCAGAGGAATGGCAGGTCGATTCGCTCCAATAGGCGTGCACTTAGCTATGCTTTTGATAATGGCAGGAGCTACACTTAGTGCTACTGGAAGCTTTCGAGGCTCTGTCACTGTCCCCCAAGGCCTCAATTTTGTTGTTGGAGATGTAATGAATCCAAGCGGTTTTCTTTCTTACCCACCACAAGTATTCAATACTGAAGTCCATGTTAACAAATTCTATATGGAGTATTATGACAGTGGAGAG GTTTCACAATTCTATACCGATATTTCACTATTCGACCTCGATGGGAAGGAAGTGATGAGGAAGACCATTAGGGTGAATGATCCTTTAAGATATGGAGGGATTACAATTTACCAAACAGATTGGGGTTTTTCAGCACTCCAAATATCAAAAAATGGTGAAGGGCCGTTCAACTTGGCCGTGGCTCCCTTAAAGTTGAATGGTGACAAAAAGCTTTTCGGAACATTCCTACCAACTGGAGATACTGATTCTCCTAACGTGAAGGGAAT ATCGATGCTGGCTCGTGATCTACAATCCATTGTGTTATATGATCAAGAGGGTAAATTTGCGGGCATACGCAGACCTAACTCCAAACTTCCTATTGAGATCGATGGTATGAAAATTGTTATTGAAGATGCTATTGGCAGCAGCGGCCTCGATTTGAAG ACGGATCCTGGGGTGCCGATTGTATATGCTGGATTTGGTGCTCTAATGCTCACAACTTGCATTAGCTATCTGTCACACTCACAG ATATGGGCCCTCCAAGACGGGAGTACAGTTGTTGTGGGAGCGAAGACGAATCGAGCAAAGCTTGAATTTAACCAGGAGATGAACCGCTTACTTGACAAAGTACCTGAGCTTATTGGCAGTGATGATACCTCTAATAGCTGA
- the LOC109714935 gene encoding probable galacturonosyltransferase-like 1: MATIPPNLTLLLLVVVATTTTTSFPCFFAAAEALPRFREAPQFYNSPGCPPPLPASSAAECAEAESEAAVHVAMTLDAAYLRGSVAAIHSVLQHASCPQSIRFHFVASAGAGAGVPYLNATIAGSFPSLSFRIYPFADEGRVAGLISTSIRAALDRPLNYARSYLARLLPACARRVVYLDSDLVLVDDIRGLAGTPLPDGAALAAPEYCGANFAAYFTPSFWANPALSNAFAGRRPCYFNTGVMVMDLHRWRLESYTQRIEEWMQLQQRLRIYELGSLPPFLLVFAGRIAAVDHRWNQHGLGGDNYQGLCRDLHPGPVSLLHWSGKGKPWVRIDAGRPCPLDALWVPYDLLRTPFAVDDS, encoded by the exons ATGGCGACGATTCCCCCCAAcctcaccctcctcctcctcgtcgttgTGGCAACCACCACGACCACCTCATTCCCCTGTTTCTTCGCCGCCGCGGAAGCTCTTCCTAGATTCCGGGAGGCGCCGCAGTTCTACAACTCGCCGGGGTGCCCGCCGCCGCTCCCGGCGTCCTCCGCCGCGGAATGCGCTGAGGCGGAGTCGGAGGCGGCGGTGCACGTGGCGATGACGCTGGACGCGGCGTACCTGCGGGGGTCGGTGGCGGCGATCCACTCGGTGCTGCAGCACGCGTCGTGCCCCCAGTCGATCCGGTTCCACTTCGTGGCGTCGGCGGGGGCCGGGGCGGGGGTGCCCTACCTGAACGCGACGATCGCGGGGTCGTTCCCGTCGCTGTCGTTCCGGATCTACCCGTTCGCGGACGAGGGCCGCGTGGCGGGGCTGATCTCGACGTCGATCCGCGCGGCGCTGGACCGGCCCCTCAACTACGCGCGCTCGTACCTGGCGCGGCTGCTCCCCGCGTGCGCGCGCCGCGTCGTCTACCTCGACTCCGACCTGGTGCTCGTCGACGACATCCGCGGCCTCGCCGGGACGCCGCTCCCCGACGGCGCCGCCCTCGCCGCGCCCGAGTACTGCGGCGCCAACTTCGCGGCCTACTTCACGCCGTCCTTCTGGGCCAACCCCGCGCTGTCGAACGCCTTCGCGGGGCGGCGGCCCTGCTACTTCAACACCGGGGTGATGGTCATGGACCTCCACCGCTGGCGCCTGGAAAGCTACACGCAGCGCATCGAGGAGTGGATGCAGCTGCAGCAGCGCCTGCGCATCTACGAGCTCGGCTCCCTCCCCCCCTTCCTGCTCGTCTTCGCCGGCCGCATCGCCGCCGTCGACCAcag ATGGAACCAGCACGGACTGGGCGGGGACAACTACCAGGGGCTTTGCAGGGATCTGCACCCGGGGCCCGTCAGCCTCCTGCACTGGAGCGGGAAGGGCAAACCTTGGGTCCGGATCGACGCAGGCCGGCCGTGCCCGCTCGACGCCCTCTGGGTGCCCTACGATCTCCTCCGCACCCCCTTCGCGGTCGACGATTCTTGA
- the LOC109715749 gene encoding E3 ubiquitin-protein ligase RNF5-like — MASGFGESTSRDPPNPSFSSNASSNDLAGSFECNICFELAQDPIVTLCGHLFCWPCLYEWLHVHAHSPECPVCKAIVEEDKLVPLYGRGKTTTDPRSKTMPGVQIPNRPTGQRPATAPQTDPNHYANPNPWFVGGAPVANGRWGNYTFSAAIGGLFPLLSFQVHGFPDAAAYGPGAGFPHGYGHSFHGWHGHGFPRHVHHGQQADVYLKVLLILVGVLVVASLVAF; from the coding sequence ATGGCTAGTGGGTTTGGGGAATCTACGAGCAGAGATCCCCCAAACCCATCTTTCTCGAGTAATGCCAGTAGCAATGATCTCGCCGGTAGTTTCGAATGCAACATCTGCTTCGAATTGGCCCAGGATCCCATAGTAACACTATGTGGCCACCTCTTCTGCTGGCCCTGCCTCTATGAATGGCTCCACGTCCACGCCCACTCTCCCGAATGCCCTGTTTGTAAAGCCATTGTTGAAGAGGACAAATTAGTCCCTCTTTACGGTCGGGGAAAGACAACCACCGACCCGCGATCCAAAACAATGCCAGGTGTGCAGATCCCAAACCGCCCAACGGGGCAGAGGCCAGCCACCGCTCCTCAAACTGACCCTAACCATTATGCAAACCCAAACCCGTGGTTTGTGGGTGGGGCCCCGGTGGCCAATGGGAGGTGGGGGAACTACACTTTCTCGGCCGCTATTGGTGGATTGTTCCCTTTACTTAGCTTCCAAGTTCATGGATTTCCGGATGCGGCAGCATATGGACCTGGTGCGGGATTTCCCCATGGGTATGGTCATTCATTTCATGGATGGCATGGTCATGGGTTCCCGCGACATGTGCATCATGGGCAGCAGGCGGATGTCTATCTCAAGGTGCTGTTGATTCTGGTCGGCGTTCTTGTAGTTGCTAGCCTTGTTGCATTTTAA
- the LOC109715320 gene encoding elongation of fatty acids protein 3-like: MRGGISYWLSEHPAIVGFRWGADQLWLATWPSLIVSLSLFAVLAVSLHFLLNLLGRSRPVPLGPIPALHSLAVAAVSAIIFVGTLLSTAAEIRDTRWSWRRLHMASPLHWLLCFPVGTRPSGRVFFWSYAFYLSRYLHLPRALFAVLRRRRRPVARVAAQCALVAMPFLWLEFSQSFQVLAILAASLAHVLVFGYRFWICAAAARGDGAAPPPATVVMGCQVGLLWCNVACHVGVLVLHFGGRRSGGCSGIGAWAFNSVLNAGLLWIFLDCYAHYREKRWRRKAVGCDDDCGSTRHWRRRRGRRAPSKGEDKGAKDRY; this comes from the exons ATGAGAGGAGGAATCAGCTACTGGTTATCTGAGCACCCGGCTATCGTGGGGTTCAGGTGGGGTGCCGATCAATTGTGGCTCGCGACGTGGCCGTCGCTCATCGTCTCCCTCTCCTTATTCGCGGTCCTAGCCGTCTCGCTCCACTTCCTCCTCAACCTGCTCGGGCGGAGCCGCCCCGTCCCTCTCGGCCCCATCCCGGCCCTCCACTCTCTCGCTGTTGCTGCTGTCTCCGCCATCATCTTCGTCGgaaccctcctctccaccgccgcTGAGATCCGCGACACGCGGTGGTCGTGGCGGCGCCTTCACATGGCGTCGCCGCTTCACTGGCTCCTCTGCTTTCCG GTGGGGACCCGGCCGTCGGGGCGCGTGTTCTTCTGGAGCTACGCCTTCTACCTGTCGCGGTACCTGCACCTGCCGCGCGCGCTCTTCGCggtgctgcggcggcggcggcggcccgtgGCGCGCGTGGCGGCGCAGTGCGCCCTGGTGGCCATGCCCTTCCTCTGGCTCGAGTTCTCCCAGTCCTTCCAGGTCCTCGCCATCCTCGCCGCCTCCCTCGCCCACGTCCTCGTCTTCGGATACCGCTTCTGGatctgcgccgccgccgccagggGAGATGGGGCGGCGCCGCCCCCGGCGACGGTGGTGATGGGGTGTCAGGTGGGGCTCCTGTGGTGCAACGTCGCCTGCCATGTGGGGGTCCTCGTGCTCCACTTCGGCGGCCGCCGATCCGGGGGGTGCAGCGGCATCGGCGCGTGGGCGTTCAACTCCGTCCTCAACGCGGGGCTCCTGTGGATCTTCCTCGACTGCTACGCCCACTACAGGGAGAAGAGGTGGAGGAGGAAGGCCGTGGGATGCGACGACGATTGCGGGAGCACGCGCCATTGGCGTCGCCGGCGAGGTCGTCGAGCTCCGTCCAAGGGGGAGGACAAAGGGGCGAAGGACAG Atattaa